One window of the Thamnophis elegans isolate rThaEle1 chromosome 6, rThaEle1.pri, whole genome shotgun sequence genome contains the following:
- the LOC116510505 gene encoding NADH dehydrogenase [ubiquinone] 1 subunit C2-like: MQLRLGIPKEARSLPPPPLVNFPSVWMAGVFWLSALLDNGLNRRPVLRAGIHRQVLMTTLGFCLGYYIKRYSDYYYAERDRELFSYVKRHPEDFVEQEPKKVGDILEKFVPTR, from the exons ATGCAGCTCCGCTTAGGCATCCCCAAGGAGGCGCGCTcgttgccgccgccgccgctggtCAACTTCCCGTCGGTCTGGATGGCGGGCGTCTTCTGGCTCAGCGCCCTGCTGGACAACGGCCTCAACCGCAGGCCCGTCCTGCGAGCCG GCATCCACCGTCAAGTCCTGATGACCACCCTGGGCTTTTGTCTGGGCTACTACATCAAGAGATACTCCGATTACTACTATGCTGAGCGGGACAGGGAGCTATTCAGTTACGTAAAGCGGCATCCTGAGGACTTTGTGGAACAAG AGCCCAAAAAGGTGGGAGACATTCTGGAAAAGTTCGTCCCAACGCGCTGA
- the THRSP gene encoding thyroid hormone-inducible hepatic protein produces MEDQYRERIPMQRYFSAVRHMEQTVMFPSLLQGVSLEDQEDPAEINTEKKCAGDRDLYDYFTLLKSIKSTVESGLSPLNDKVLRSREEEGEAREKADLEGLLRYHISGLYHVLGQLTSQANAVTSRYNEIMGQISQNGITFHW; encoded by the coding sequence ATGGAAGACCAGTACAGAGAGCGCATTCCAATGCAGAGATACTTCTCAGCGGTCCGTCACATGGAGCAAACGGTGATGTTTCCCAGCCTTCTCCAGGGGGTCTCGCTGGAAGACCAGGAGGACCCAGCCGAAATCAACACCGAGAAGAAATGTGCCGGGGACAGAGATCTGTACGACTACTTCACACTTCTCAAATCCATCAAGTCGACAGTGGAGAGCGGGCTATCTCCCCTGAATGACAAGGTCCTCCGCtccagggaagaagaaggagaagctaGGGAGAAGGCCGATCTTGAAGGACTCCTTCGGTACCACATTTCGGGCTTATACCATGTCCTCGGCCAACTGACCAGCCAAGCCAACGCTGTGACTTCTAGGTACAACGAAATTATGGGACAGATCAGCCAGAATGGGATCACTTTTCACTGGTAG